In the genome of Pseudoalteromonas rubra, one region contains:
- a CDS encoding acyl-CoA dehydrogenase family protein, with amino-acid sequence MNSFNHSSLPVLAPLEQFYALTREYELSELESMTPAQIKALISSTQLPSMIVPKEFGGLEMPMKDALEVVYSVAMVCPSAALMLCMHFHVVSTISMYPNSFQFAGPLLKDISENNALVASAFAESSGNQDIFHTSVAATSTEEDYIIISGSKKPCTMSHVADYFAVSIITAEGIPGVAIVSNGSEGLERKPFWPGDILKSTDSHEVIFNNVIVPNEWSVLAQDDSFEMYLSTGLVNFNLFIGAAYTGVCKSLVGRLNPAALQAPSIFIPVTGTLAQCRYSVCGLSHKVAPENLEWLVPEVLSLRYQIQKSLKDVRNIVFESIGAHKYLSDDTAHYLSRTIDLLAFHPVTQFGFEQQLKN; translated from the coding sequence ATGAATTCATTTAACCATTCTTCTTTGCCTGTTTTGGCTCCGTTGGAGCAGTTTTATGCCCTGACGCGAGAGTATGAATTGTCTGAGCTGGAATCTATGACCCCAGCGCAAATTAAAGCACTGATTTCAAGCACTCAGTTGCCCTCTATGATCGTGCCAAAAGAGTTTGGCGGGCTGGAAATGCCAATGAAAGATGCATTGGAAGTGGTGTACTCCGTCGCCATGGTTTGCCCTTCAGCTGCATTGATGTTGTGCATGCATTTTCACGTTGTTTCTACCATTTCCATGTATCCGAATTCCTTTCAGTTTGCTGGGCCATTGCTCAAAGACATATCTGAAAACAATGCCTTAGTCGCTTCTGCCTTTGCAGAAAGCTCAGGGAACCAAGATATATTTCATACCAGTGTAGCCGCGACCAGCACCGAGGAAGATTACATCATCATATCCGGTAGCAAAAAGCCTTGTACGATGAGCCATGTAGCTGACTATTTTGCTGTTTCTATCATTACAGCAGAAGGCATACCTGGGGTGGCCATTGTTTCTAATGGCTCTGAAGGGTTGGAACGAAAGCCTTTTTGGCCGGGAGACATCCTCAAAAGTACTGACAGTCATGAAGTGATCTTTAATAACGTCATTGTGCCTAATGAATGGTCTGTGCTTGCGCAAGACGATTCATTTGAAATGTATCTGAGTACAGGCCTGGTGAACTTCAATTTATTTATTGGTGCTGCGTATACAGGCGTGTGTAAATCGTTAGTCGGGCGTCTTAACCCTGCTGCGCTTCAGGCGCCTTCTATTTTCATTCCCGTTACAGGAACGCTGGCACAGTGCCGTTACAGTGTATGCGGGTTGTCACACAAAGTTGCGCCAGAGAACCTGGAGTGGTTGGTGCCGGAAGTGTTGTCTTTACGATATCAAATACAGAAGTCGCTTAAAGATGTGAGGAATATCGTTTTTGAAAGTATTGGTGCACATAAGTACCTTTCTGATGATACCGCTCATTACTTATCCAGAACAATCGATTTACTGGCTTTTCACCCGGTAACTCAATTCGGTTTTGAACAACAACTAAAGAACTAA
- a CDS encoding TonB-dependent receptor plug domain-containing protein yields the protein MSLLLSTLTVIASAASAPATGVEKSVEKIEVQGVRSRLIKSGALKDDIAKTELLSNEYIKNTQSSSLADAIQNAIGIRVSNECAMCGAKRIMINGLKGEHTNVLVDGIPMHTMISGFYGMDSVAASGIGRIEIARGAGASLTAPEAIGGTVNLVTAEPSEDKIELDMATGTGGYKLISALASGISTDGNTRATLIGQYDNKDQFDGDGNGVSENPALTNQSLTLMVSHDIGYSDNIRVRLNQTQSEVFGGPVLGDTATSISATLASVSQGEADALFVSDDVRNRYIGNAWETAEWVKTEREEASLSWLHEISSRLNVTSSLAYVDHIQDSFYESTDYYAEDTMYYYSVRFNYDLNAEHLLTFGADKRDETMRSSSAALESTANYVSDSFDYDTTGLYIQDTWLPNESIEVSAALRLDQIQADFVDPQKPGVEIDKTILSPRVDMRYFHNDTFTSRLSLGQGYRAPLSFFESDHGILDSGKGFQVEVSEPERSKSATYSLSYETEMLTVTASAAHTKVEHLAALSHTDSGTPVLTQLTETAAVTAVDISANWQVSDTLTVSAIAEQYHYDETFKASFGIAPIEKRATLSTDLHINEWEIVTSAIWVASRDLTEYGYEGFNDASGEFAKPTTAESYVTVDLKVVKPLSKALSLYAGASNLFDYNQAEDMGSPLMYDAEGGYDVVYIHGPLRGRQAYLGLTYEF from the coding sequence ATGTCATTGCTTTTGTCAACGCTGACGGTCATTGCGTCAGCTGCATCTGCGCCTGCAACCGGGGTGGAAAAGTCAGTAGAAAAAATTGAGGTACAAGGGGTGCGCTCACGCCTGATCAAGTCAGGTGCATTAAAAGACGATATTGCCAAAACGGAGCTGCTTTCAAACGAATATATAAAAAACACTCAGTCCTCCAGCCTGGCAGATGCAATCCAAAATGCCATTGGCATTCGCGTGTCTAATGAGTGTGCTATGTGTGGTGCAAAGCGGATCATGATCAATGGATTAAAAGGAGAGCATACTAATGTTCTCGTTGATGGCATCCCCATGCATACTATGATTTCTGGCTTTTACGGCATGGACTCAGTAGCGGCATCTGGCATCGGGCGTATTGAAATTGCCCGTGGTGCTGGTGCATCACTTACTGCGCCGGAAGCCATTGGCGGTACGGTTAACCTGGTTACAGCTGAACCCAGCGAAGATAAAATTGAACTGGATATGGCGACGGGTACCGGTGGATATAAGCTGATCTCTGCGCTGGCAAGTGGCATCAGTACTGACGGCAACACCCGGGCAACCCTGATTGGTCAGTATGATAACAAAGATCAGTTTGACGGTGATGGTAACGGCGTAAGTGAAAATCCGGCCCTGACCAATCAGTCACTGACTTTAATGGTATCTCATGATATTGGTTATTCAGACAATATTCGTGTGCGGCTGAATCAAACCCAATCAGAAGTGTTTGGTGGCCCGGTTCTGGGTGATACTGCAACCAGTATTTCTGCTACCTTGGCCAGTGTCAGCCAGGGTGAAGCGGATGCTTTGTTTGTGAGTGATGATGTGCGAAATCGCTACATCGGCAATGCCTGGGAAACTGCGGAATGGGTAAAAACGGAGCGTGAAGAAGCCAGCCTGAGCTGGTTACATGAGATTTCATCCCGCCTGAACGTGACCTCCAGCTTGGCTTATGTGGATCATATTCAGGATTCGTTCTATGAAAGCACCGATTACTATGCTGAAGACACTATGTATTATTACTCGGTGCGCTTTAACTATGATCTGAATGCTGAGCACCTGCTTACTTTTGGCGCGGACAAGCGAGATGAGACGATGCGCTCCTCGTCTGCTGCGCTCGAAAGCACTGCAAATTATGTGTCGGATAGCTTTGATTACGATACAACCGGCCTTTATATACAGGATACCTGGTTACCAAACGAGTCAATAGAGGTCTCTGCCGCGTTACGTCTGGATCAGATCCAGGCCGACTTCGTTGACCCACAAAAACCTGGCGTTGAAATCGACAAAACCATCCTGTCTCCCAGGGTCGATATGCGTTATTTCCACAATGATACTTTTACCTCTCGTTTGTCACTAGGGCAGGGTTATCGCGCACCTTTATCTTTTTTTGAAAGTGACCACGGCATATTGGATTCCGGTAAAGGTTTTCAGGTAGAGGTCAGTGAACCAGAGCGTTCAAAATCGGCGACTTACTCACTCAGCTATGAGACAGAAATGCTGACTGTTACGGCCTCAGCCGCGCATACCAAAGTGGAGCATCTGGCCGCTTTGTCTCATACTGACTCAGGCACGCCGGTGCTCACTCAGCTGACTGAAACCGCCGCAGTGACCGCAGTGGATATTTCGGCAAACTGGCAGGTTTCAGATACTTTGACTGTGTCAGCAATCGCGGAGCAGTATCATTACGACGAAACATTCAAAGCCTCATTTGGCATCGCACCGATTGAAAAACGCGCGACGCTTAGCACCGACTTGCATATTAATGAGTGGGAAATCGTAACCAGCGCAATCTGGGTGGCGAGTCGCGATCTGACAGAATATGGCTATGAAGGTTTTAACGATGCCAGCGGCGAGTTTGCTAAACCCACCACAGCTGAGAGTTATGTCACGGTTGACCTAAAAGTGGTTAAGCCACTCTCCAAAGCACTCAGTTTGTATGCCGGTGCCAGCAATTTGTTTGATTATAATCAGGCTGAAGATATGGGCAGTCCGCTGATGTATGATGCTGAAGGTGGTTATGATGTGGTGTATATTCATGGCCCATTGAGAGGCAGACAGGCTTACCTCGGGCTCACCTATGAATTTTAA
- a CDS encoding NAD(P)/FAD-dependent oxidoreductase, which produces MKHKCKNKYDVIIVGSGPVGSAAAILYAEQGLSVGLIEKSKDINSYKPVCTHFLQGVATPILKKLKVVDEIEKSGAIKNFIQLWTKWGWIKPDPAVSAEHHGYNVRRKTLDPILRKRAAAHENVTLLQGYKMTTLIFSGPKKVIGVEAADLDGGEKHKLFANLIVGADGRNSVVAKKINASYEKRKNNRTFYVSYYKDLKLTSGLISQLWFWGKHVAYAFPCDGDLTLLCIGLHDEQLAEFKKDYKSNFHNFFKELPDGPDMDSAERVANITVGPNMDTQRAVHQVEGVALIGDAMLSIDPYAGTGVAFGLLSADWLVEKTCRSLLENDPIALLNSVRDYEIIHKKKLKEHEFIISSYSSGREFNYIFPPERAVLSSAVYDQKVANKLDLFLNREVNLSDLITFSFLARLVRAQFLRAFKA; this is translated from the coding sequence ATGAAACATAAATGTAAAAATAAGTATGATGTAATAATTGTCGGATCTGGGCCTGTTGGCAGTGCTGCGGCAATTTTATATGCAGAACAAGGGTTGTCGGTTGGTCTGATTGAAAAGTCAAAAGACATCAATAGCTATAAACCTGTTTGTACTCACTTTTTACAAGGAGTAGCCACTCCTATATTGAAAAAGTTAAAGGTTGTTGATGAGATTGAAAAATCTGGGGCAATTAAAAACTTTATACAGTTGTGGACTAAGTGGGGTTGGATAAAACCAGACCCAGCTGTAAGTGCTGAGCATCATGGATACAATGTTCGTCGTAAAACGTTAGATCCCATTTTAAGAAAAAGGGCTGCGGCGCATGAAAATGTAACTTTACTACAAGGTTACAAAATGACAACGCTTATATTTTCGGGCCCTAAAAAAGTTATCGGTGTAGAAGCTGCTGATTTAGACGGAGGCGAAAAGCACAAACTTTTCGCAAATCTTATCGTTGGAGCGGACGGGCGTAATTCGGTTGTCGCTAAAAAGATTAACGCATCTTACGAAAAAAGAAAAAATAACCGAACATTTTATGTGTCTTATTATAAAGACCTGAAACTTACATCAGGCCTTATCTCACAACTGTGGTTTTGGGGAAAACATGTTGCGTACGCATTCCCCTGTGATGGTGATCTCACCTTATTATGTATTGGATTACATGATGAGCAATTAGCAGAATTCAAAAAAGACTACAAATCTAATTTTCATAATTTTTTCAAGGAGTTACCAGATGGCCCTGATATGGATAGCGCAGAACGTGTGGCTAATATCACGGTTGGACCTAATATGGATACTCAAAGGGCCGTGCATCAAGTTGAAGGTGTTGCGCTGATCGGAGACGCCATGTTGTCAATCGATCCCTATGCTGGAACTGGCGTTGCATTTGGCCTGTTAAGCGCTGATTGGCTGGTAGAGAAAACGTGCCGTAGCCTGTTAGAAAATGACCCGATAGCGTTACTTAATAGTGTAAGAGATTATGAAATTATACATAAAAAGAAATTAAAAGAACATGAATTTATTATTTCAAGTTACTCATCTGGTAGAGAGTTCAACTACATATTTCCACCTGAAAGAGCGGTGCTTTCCTCAGCGGTGTATGACCAGAAAGTTGCAAATAAACTTGATCTGTTTTTGAATCGTGAAGTCAATTTAAGTGACCTTATTACATTTTCGTTTCTTGCCAGATTGGTAAGGGCTCAGTTTTTAAGAGCGTTTAAAGCGTAA
- a CDS encoding TlpA family protein disulfide reductase, which translates to MNFKWVAMLLTTCLVYESQATDFYTQPMQRLDDAAYGELQTLAPFTGAPVLMSFFMPNCRWCEKQHVALSNLVESCTGVQPVMMGVNGNRRDLRRALKRKHNEFPAFLSSREFTQALGKKPPVPMTLIFDNQGELVFYTQGYRSQQTLTTLLKAHQVTQCL; encoded by the coding sequence ATGAATTTTAAATGGGTGGCCATGCTGCTGACCACTTGCCTGGTGTATGAGAGTCAGGCTACTGACTTTTATACACAACCCATGCAGCGTCTTGATGACGCTGCTTATGGCGAACTGCAAACCCTGGCCCCGTTTACCGGGGCGCCAGTGCTGATGTCTTTTTTTATGCCAAACTGTCGCTGGTGTGAAAAGCAGCATGTCGCACTGAGCAACCTGGTCGAGTCTTGTACCGGCGTTCAGCCCGTGATGATGGGCGTGAATGGTAATCGCCGTGATTTACGTCGCGCACTTAAGCGAAAACACAATGAGTTCCCCGCCTTTTTAAGCAGTCGTGAATTTACTCAGGCGTTAGGAAAAAAACCGCCGGTCCCGATGACCTTGATCTTTGATAATCAAGGGGAGCTGGTGTTTTACACCCAGGGTTATCGTTCACAGCAAACCTTAACTACACTGCTGAAAGCGCATCAAGTGACACAGTGCCTCTGA
- a CDS encoding nuclear transport factor 2 family protein, protein MSEPTHIDLVEAYIHAYNTFDIAAMLALLDEQIVFENESNGEITASAHGKAAFEQLAVKGAALFETRQQTITELALEEQAATAYIQYQATLATDLPNGLSAGDTLQLEGETRFRFQNNKISYIKDVS, encoded by the coding sequence ATGTCAGAACCCACTCATATTGATCTGGTTGAGGCTTATATTCATGCCTACAATACATTTGATATTGCTGCGATGCTGGCACTGTTAGATGAGCAGATCGTTTTTGAAAACGAATCTAATGGCGAGATCACGGCCAGCGCGCATGGTAAAGCGGCGTTTGAGCAACTCGCTGTAAAAGGGGCTGCGTTATTCGAAACCCGCCAACAGACAATCACAGAATTAGCACTCGAAGAGCAGGCCGCCACAGCCTACATTCAATACCAGGCAACGCTTGCAACGGATCTGCCGAATGGCTTAAGTGCCGGAGACACGCTCCAACTTGAGGGCGAAACCCGATTCCGTTTCCAAAACAATAAAATTAGTTACATCAAAGACGTGAGCTGA